One Burkholderia cepacia genomic window carries:
- the tssG gene encoding type VI secretion system baseplate subunit TssG — protein sequence MTHDLSPRAGTATEAARRDAWWARLRAAPHGYDLFQALRWLDALSPCRAPLGHATRPRDEPVRLGQQPSLAFAASMLAGVTDGGTMPPRMAIHGFGLFGPNGPLPTHLTEYAHERAAQHDDPTFAAFADLFHHRLILLFYRAWADAQPTVSLDRPERARFDGYVASLIGRAAHDDKAGTQTDADTLAPHARYFHAGHLVRHTRNPEGLVQILRRHFGVEARIVEHVPQWVSIERSQRCTIRATRPTLRLGAVALGIAVRDAQSRFRIVLGPLSLDAYRRFLPGGPHARQLASWVREYVGIEFDWDVQLELAADAVPAIALGAPQGIGRTAWLGQRLEPGPARDLVVRYDVRRAGASLHRETA from the coding sequence ATGACGCACGACTTGTCTCCGCGTGCCGGAACGGCCACCGAAGCTGCACGCCGCGACGCGTGGTGGGCGCGCCTGCGTGCCGCGCCGCACGGCTACGACCTGTTCCAGGCGCTGCGCTGGCTCGACGCGCTGTCGCCCTGCCGCGCGCCGCTCGGTCATGCCACGCGGCCGCGCGACGAGCCGGTGCGGCTCGGGCAGCAACCGTCGCTGGCGTTCGCGGCGTCGATGCTCGCCGGCGTGACCGACGGCGGCACCATGCCGCCGCGCATGGCCATTCACGGATTCGGGCTGTTCGGCCCGAACGGGCCGCTGCCGACGCACCTGACCGAATACGCGCACGAACGTGCCGCGCAGCACGACGATCCGACGTTTGCCGCGTTCGCCGACCTGTTTCATCACCGGCTGATCCTGCTGTTCTACCGTGCGTGGGCCGACGCGCAGCCGACGGTGAGCCTCGATCGCCCGGAACGGGCGCGATTCGATGGTTATGTCGCGAGCCTGATCGGGCGGGCCGCACACGACGACAAGGCAGGCACGCAAACCGATGCCGACACGCTCGCGCCGCATGCGCGCTATTTCCATGCCGGCCATCTCGTACGGCACACGCGCAACCCGGAAGGGCTCGTGCAGATCCTGCGCCGGCATTTCGGTGTCGAGGCCCGCATCGTCGAGCACGTGCCGCAGTGGGTCTCGATCGAGCGGTCGCAGCGCTGCACGATCCGCGCGACGCGGCCGACCTTGCGACTGGGCGCCGTCGCGCTCGGCATCGCGGTGCGCGATGCGCAGTCGCGCTTCCGGATCGTGCTCGGCCCGCTGTCGCTCGACGCGTACCGCCGCTTCCTGCCGGGCGGCCCGCATGCGCGGCAGCTCGCGTCATGGGTGCGCGAATACGTCGGCATCGAGTTCGACTGGGACGTGCAGCTCGAACTGGCGGCCGACGCGGTGCCGGCGATCGCGCTCGGCGCGCCGCAGGGCATCGGCCGCACCGCGTGGCTCGGGCAGCGGCTCGAGCCGGGCCCCGCGCGCGACCTCGTCGTCCGCTACGACGTGCGGCGCGCCGGCGCATCCCTTCATCGCGAAACCGCCTAA